One region of Lytechinus pictus isolate F3 Inbred chromosome 8, Lp3.0, whole genome shotgun sequence genomic DNA includes:
- the LOC129266663 gene encoding probable G-protein coupled receptor 21 gives MDLSTIACFRCVTDMTTYPTTLTEGTVDSCAPSVAFTVLFILCGMITVFSNIVNLVALAHTQQCFNDNTRLCFQAVAVVDFFVGLFCCTFHSIRFSGLSISKTRTFSIIGVIGCSTLFNQSIMILACVSIDRYLAVTRPLRYHAIVTKRRMIMLIVFGMFVGTMNSSASLAHKIIAGFSDLKFASVDIATNPILVIYFALILTSAGVTTFCNTVLVILARKHRRRIAATSCTSERSKAGDTESGGHQRSGNKDIRTIFAVTGAFYITWGAQVSVNFTSAALGKEMPCIARNILLIFVISNSFWNALIYLLMNSSFRRIVWRMFTRDTFNENAVHTINA, from the coding sequence ATGGACTTATCAACAATTGCGTGTTTCCGGTGTGTCACCGACATGACTACCTACCCTACGACACTGACCGAAGGCACAGTTGATTCCTGTGCTCCTTCAGTTGCGTTCACTGTTCTGTTCATCCTATGTGGTATGATAACGGTCTTCTCCAATATCGTCAACCTCGTCGCTCTTGCTCACACACAACAATGCTTTAACGACAACACCAGATTGTGCTTTCAAGCAGTAGCAGTCGTAGACTTCTTTGTGGGTCTCTTCTGCTGCACTTTCCATTCTATCCGCTTTTCGGGGTTGTCCATCTCCAAGACGAGGACGTTCTCCATAATTGGGGTCATCGGATGCTCAACGCTCTTTAATCAATCCATCATGATCCTTGCTTGCGTTAGTATAGATCGGTATCTTGCTGTGACACGACCGTTGCGGTATCACGCAATCGTCACGAAGCGACGAATGATCATGCTGATCGTCTTCGGAATGTTCGTTGGCACCATGAACTCGTCTGCAAGCCTAGCTCATAAGATTATCGCAGGATTCAGCGATTTGAAATTCGCATCTGTAGACATCGCCACAAATCCCATCCTTGTTATCTACTTCGCTCTAATTCTCACATCAGCCGGGGTAACGACCTTTTGCAATACTGTCCTCGTTATTCTGGCGAGGAAGCACCGACGCCGCATCGCCGCTACGTCTTGTACTAGCGAACGAAGTAAAGCAGGAGACACGGAATCTGGTGGGCATCAGCGTAGCGGGAACAAGGACATCCGGACTATCTTCGCTGTTACTGGCGCGTTCTACATTACATGGGGAGCGCAGGTATCGGTGAATTTCACAAGCGCTGCTTTAGGCAAAGAAATGCCTTGCATTGCGAGGAACATTCTTCTCATATTCGTAATCAGCAACAGTTTCTGGAACGCTCTTATCTATCTCCtaatgaattcttcatttcgcAGGATCGTATGGCGAATGTTCACAAGAGACACGTTCAATGAAAATGCTGTTCATACCATTAATGCGTAA